One window of the Niallia circulans genome contains the following:
- a CDS encoding thioredoxin family protein encodes MAIRKGNNNNFDQLTSEGFALVDFYSDTCNPCKILAVILEEVDKDLPFINTVKVNITDEKEMSEKFGIMAVPTIVFMKDGEEVERHIGVLREEEIKEKISKYYY; translated from the coding sequence ATGGCAATCAGAAAAGGAAATAATAACAATTTTGATCAATTAACTAGTGAGGGATTTGCGTTAGTTGATTTTTATTCAGATACATGTAATCCATGTAAGATTTTAGCAGTGATTTTAGAGGAAGTGGATAAAGATTTACCTTTTATTAATACTGTTAAAGTTAATATTACTGATGAAAAAGAAATGAGTGAGAAATTTGGCATTATGGCAGTACCTACTATCGTCTTCATGAAAGATGGGGAAGAGGTAGAACGTCATATAGGAGTATTGAGAGAGGAAGAAATAAAAGAAAAAATCTCAAAATACTACTACTAA
- a CDS encoding sigma-54 interaction domain-containing protein has product MKLERLSHLINIVKNVEYEVRHEMGFDEMVQKFSESLKFDVVVHDENGEIISGTGRYQNSFGDGRNNVVVQRVLNNLEPYVIYDSKISELGCKNCKYNNECVGYGAIAYPIKDQDSVIGVISIIGFSNEHKEKIRLNLENYMCELIDFSKELATKLNMLQAPYHNRLINSDEVNFRSIIGNETGLKNLIQKAKKVSNSLSTVLIRGESGTGKELIARAIHNESYRKNHQFIAINCAAIPETLLESELFGYEGGSFTGSKKEGKKGKFELADKGTIFLDEIGDMPISLQPKLLRVLQERKIERIGGKSSIPIDVRVIAATHRNLEGMLQEGRFREDLYYRLNVIPLYTMPLRERQSDITLFCKYFIRKHCQLLNKEQMKLDPNLEKWFLQYEWPGNIRQLENAIEYMVNMAESDIIGFHDLPDYLQETAGMQNVRLSLEQMIAQYEKKILQSYFVLEDYKKDKGKVAEELQISLATLYRKLDKYDFCFDDSK; this is encoded by the coding sequence GTGAAATTAGAAAGACTTTCGCATTTAATAAATATTGTAAAGAACGTTGAGTATGAAGTCAGACACGAAATGGGATTTGACGAAATGGTACAGAAATTCTCTGAATCTCTGAAATTTGATGTAGTGGTGCATGATGAAAATGGCGAAATAATAAGCGGAACAGGGCGCTATCAAAATAGTTTTGGTGATGGAAGAAATAATGTAGTAGTTCAAAGAGTTTTGAATAATCTAGAGCCTTATGTTATTTATGATTCAAAGATTAGTGAACTTGGCTGTAAAAATTGCAAATATAATAATGAATGTGTTGGATATGGAGCGATTGCCTATCCCATAAAAGATCAAGATAGTGTGATAGGAGTTATTAGCATTATAGGTTTTTCAAATGAACACAAAGAAAAAATAAGATTGAATCTTGAAAATTACATGTGCGAATTAATCGATTTCAGCAAGGAACTGGCAACAAAATTAAATATGCTACAAGCACCTTATCATAATAGACTAATAAATAGTGATGAAGTTAACTTTAGAAGTATTATTGGTAATGAAACAGGCCTAAAGAATCTAATTCAAAAAGCTAAGAAAGTAAGTAACAGCCTTTCCACTGTATTAATCAGAGGAGAGAGCGGTACTGGAAAGGAATTAATAGCACGTGCCATTCATAATGAAAGCTATAGGAAGAATCATCAATTTATAGCAATAAATTGTGCTGCAATTCCAGAAACCTTGCTTGAAAGTGAATTGTTTGGTTATGAAGGAGGCTCCTTTACAGGTTCGAAAAAAGAAGGAAAAAAGGGAAAGTTTGAACTGGCGGACAAGGGGACAATATTCTTAGATGAAATAGGGGATATGCCAATTTCTTTACAGCCAAAGTTATTACGTGTCTTACAAGAAAGAAAAATTGAACGTATTGGTGGAAAGTCCTCAATACCAATAGATGTAAGAGTCATTGCAGCAACACATCGAAATTTGGAAGGCATGCTACAAGAAGGAAGATTCAGAGAAGATTTGTATTACCGTTTGAATGTTATTCCATTATATACGATGCCACTCCGTGAGAGACAATCAGACATTACTCTATTTTGTAAATATTTTATTCGGAAACATTGTCAGCTTTTAAACAAGGAACAAATGAAGCTCGATCCTAATTTAGAGAAATGGTTCCTTCAATATGAATGGCCAGGGAATATAAGACAATTGGAAAATGCCATAGAATATATGGTCAATATGGCCGAATCGGATATCATTGGTTTTCATGATTTACCAGATTATCTTCAAGAAACAGCTGGTATGCAAAATGTGCGATTAAGTTTGGAACAAATGATTGCTCAATATGAGAAAAAGATACTACAAAGTTATTTTGTTTTAGAAGATTATAAGAAAGATAAAGGGAAAGTGGCAGAGGAATTACAAATTTCCCTTGCGACATTATACAGAAAACTAGATAAATATGATTTTTGTTTTGATGATTCGAAATAA
- a CDS encoding trans-sulfuration enzyme family protein, giving the protein MNWKDCTTLIHGQPDHKKTGPIVTKIIPAVGYSFPDTETAIATVSGEIKGTYYGRYGNPTTNNLQKKIASLERGEAALGVSSGMAAISSTLLAFLQCGDHVICTKDVYGGSYKFLRTLAPRFGIETDFVDCTNLREVEQAIKINTKVLFIETPSNPCLTILNIRELADLAHSYNIKVIIDNTFMTPYLQQPLKMGADLVVHSATKYLNGHGDVIAGFIIGDLESIQFIHQNIVGDLGQVLNSWDSFLIDRGLKTLGVRMKQHCQSAMMIAKFLETHPSIEKVYYPGLTSHPQHALAKAQMKDMGGMLSFEVKGGYCAAKKFIDSLQLALISFSLGDPETLVQHPASMTHASMPQMEKLKCNITDGLIRLSTGLEETEDIISDLHQALSQI; this is encoded by the coding sequence ATGAATTGGAAAGATTGCACAACCTTAATTCACGGTCAGCCAGATCATAAGAAAACAGGTCCTATTGTAACGAAGATTATTCCTGCTGTTGGGTATTCCTTTCCTGATACAGAAACTGCAATAGCAACTGTTTCAGGTGAAATTAAAGGAACCTATTACGGAAGATATGGAAATCCAACAACAAATAATCTCCAAAAAAAAATTGCCTCTTTGGAAAGGGGGGAGGCGGCTCTTGGGGTTAGTAGTGGGATGGCGGCGATATCAAGCACCTTATTAGCATTTCTTCAATGTGGGGACCATGTAATTTGCACGAAAGATGTTTATGGAGGAAGTTATAAGTTTCTAAGAACTTTGGCTCCAAGATTTGGTATAGAAACAGATTTTGTTGACTGTACTAATTTACGAGAAGTCGAGCAGGCAATAAAGATTAACACAAAAGTTTTATTTATCGAAACACCATCAAACCCTTGTCTCACAATCTTAAATATTCGTGAATTAGCTGATCTCGCACACTCATATAATATTAAAGTCATTATTGATAATACTTTTATGACTCCCTATTTACAACAGCCTTTGAAAATGGGAGCAGATTTGGTTGTTCATAGTGCTACTAAGTATTTGAATGGCCATGGAGATGTAATTGCAGGTTTTATAATTGGAGATTTAGAGTCCATCCAATTTATTCATCAAAATATAGTTGGAGATTTAGGTCAAGTATTGAATTCCTGGGACTCCTTTCTTATTGATAGAGGTTTGAAAACACTAGGCGTAAGAATGAAGCAGCATTGCCAAAGTGCAATGATGATTGCAAAATTCCTGGAAACTCATCCTTCTATTGAAAAAGTATATTATCCTGGATTAACTTCACATCCACAACATGCACTTGCTAAAGCGCAAATGAAAGATATGGGGGGAATGTTATCGTTTGAAGTGAAAGGGGGATATTGTGCGGCAAAGAAATTTATTGATTCTTTGCAATTGGCACTAATTTCTTTTAGTTTAGGTGATCCTGAAACACTTGTTCAACATCCAGCCTCTATGACTCATGCTTCTATGCCGCAGATGGAGAAATTAAAATGTAATATTACTGACGGCTTAATTCGATTATCTACTGGTTTAGAGGAGACAGAAGATATAATTTCTGATTTACACCAAGCACTATCACAGATATAG
- the rpoN gene encoding RNA polymerase factor sigma-54, with protein MQIGFDLSQSQTLKLKLTPELKQAIDILQYSSQELVDFIQLKTIENPILEISESSIENIFNCHHTPSNYSYNKDTEYDPFDFYSDTRISLEEYLIEQIMLLKNLSPLQIKIFKFLIGNLNTDGYLEINSADASYYLSVSENEVNRIINLLQTLEPIGVGARNLMDCLLIQMRANKQNQSLAYSIVENHLEDLAAKRYPKLAKILHVSVNEIQNAADYIATLDPKPCRQFFECKNLTQYVIPDIIIENVNGKLIIKINDTFLPTVSINEYYKNSLNNHESSEYLKKKYQDAMLLLNSLTHRKQTLFQVSNAIIEIQNEFFQFGLGRLRPMKLKDIAEKTGFHESTISRVTSNKFIKTNHGLYLLKNLFTTGIDGLNSESESSFDIKKKMEKLIREENKQKPFSDQQIVRLLENEGILLARRTVTKYRVEMGIPSSSKRKRY; from the coding sequence ATGCAAATAGGATTTGATTTATCCCAATCTCAAACATTGAAACTTAAATTAACACCTGAACTTAAACAAGCAATTGACATATTGCAGTACTCATCACAGGAGTTAGTTGATTTTATTCAATTGAAGACTATTGAGAATCCCATCTTAGAAATATCAGAAAGTTCAATTGAAAATATATTCAACTGTCATCACACCCCTTCCAATTATTCTTACAACAAAGATACAGAATATGATCCTTTTGATTTTTATTCAGATACAAGAATCTCATTAGAGGAATATTTAATCGAACAAATTATGTTATTAAAAAATTTATCCCCTCTTCAAATAAAAATATTCAAATTTCTTATTGGAAATTTGAATACAGATGGCTACTTAGAAATCAATTCAGCTGATGCCTCTTATTATTTATCTGTAAGCGAAAATGAAGTAAATAGGATAATTAACCTTTTACAAACACTTGAACCTATTGGTGTGGGGGCAAGAAATCTGATGGACTGCTTATTAATTCAAATGAGAGCAAATAAACAAAACCAATCACTAGCTTATTCTATTGTAGAAAATCACTTAGAAGATTTAGCTGCCAAACGCTATCCTAAGTTGGCCAAGATACTACATGTCAGCGTAAATGAAATTCAAAACGCCGCAGATTACATAGCTACTCTTGACCCAAAACCGTGTAGACAATTTTTTGAATGTAAAAATCTCACACAATATGTTATACCTGACATAATTATTGAAAATGTTAATGGCAAATTAATTATTAAAATCAACGATACATTCTTACCTACTGTATCAATCAACGAGTATTATAAAAATAGTTTAAATAATCATGAGTCCAGTGAGTATCTAAAGAAGAAATATCAAGATGCTATGCTCTTGCTTAACAGTCTTACCCATAGAAAACAAACCCTTTTCCAAGTCAGCAATGCCATTATCGAAATACAAAATGAGTTCTTTCAATTTGGGTTAGGTCGCTTGAGGCCTATGAAATTGAAAGATATCGCAGAGAAAACTGGTTTTCATGAATCAACAATCAGTAGAGTGACAAGTAATAAATTTATTAAAACTAACCACGGACTATATTTATTAAAAAACTTATTTACAACAGGCATTGATGGTTTAAACAGCGAATCAGAATCATCCTTTGACATTAAGAAAAAAATGGAAAAACTCATTAGAGAAGAAAATAAACAAAAACCTTTTTCAGATCAGCAAATAGTTAGATTACTAGAGAACGAAGGGATCCTCCTCGCTCGTCGTACTGTTACAAAGTATCGCGTTGAAATGGGAATTCCAAGTTCATCTAAACGAAAAAGATATTAG
- a CDS encoding PfkB family carbohydrate kinase, which produces MERKGILSLGDAFIDYVSQSSDNNCFERSLGGASVNVAVHISRFAIPSFYLTKLGSGEDSQFVEKEMLKEKINLKDSVRTPTKQISKVYVHLDASGEREFHKYENETPNEVVLESDLKESSFENKSIFYFGSGTLFHPSARVATKKAIEIAKKKGLIIAFDANIRIKRWNNEEECRQVIMEFLSFVDILKMSKEELLFLLEIQSVEKGLANLEKFQIPFKLITLGEKGAIGQLYEEKVQMAGKVIKAIDTNGSGDAFMATILACIYEKGFPACKKEMESYIDQANRLGAIVATKVGSLPILPDYQMIMGRAESPLLNENEV; this is translated from the coding sequence ATGGAACGAAAAGGAATCCTGTCTCTTGGCGATGCGTTTATCGATTATGTTTCACAATCGAGTGATAATAATTGTTTTGAAAGAAGTTTAGGGGGAGCTTCTGTGAATGTTGCAGTACATATCAGTAGATTTGCTATTCCTAGTTTTTATCTTACGAAACTAGGAAGTGGAGAAGATAGCCAATTTGTCGAAAAGGAAATGTTAAAAGAAAAAATAAATCTTAAAGACAGCGTTCGTACACCAACCAAGCAAATATCGAAAGTATATGTTCATTTAGATGCATCTGGAGAGAGAGAGTTTCATAAATATGAAAATGAAACGCCGAATGAAGTGGTATTAGAATCAGATCTTAAGGAATCATCTTTTGAAAATAAATCGATCTTTTATTTTGGTTCTGGGACACTCTTTCATCCAAGTGCAAGAGTAGCAACAAAGAAGGCGATTGAAATCGCAAAGAAAAAAGGATTAATCATTGCTTTTGATGCAAATATTCGGATTAAAAGATGGAATAATGAAGAGGAATGTAGACAAGTGATCATGGAATTTTTGTCTTTTGTAGATATCCTAAAAATGTCAAAAGAAGAACTTCTCTTTTTATTAGAGATTCAATCGGTAGAGAAAGGCTTAGCAAATTTGGAGAAGTTCCAAATACCTTTCAAGTTAATTACTTTGGGTGAGAAAGGGGCAATTGGACAATTATACGAGGAAAAAGTCCAAATGGCTGGAAAGGTGATAAAGGCAATAGATACGAATGGTTCAGGCGATGCGTTTATGGCAACGATTCTTGCTTGTATTTATGAAAAGGGATTTCCAGCTTGTAAAAAAGAGATGGAGTCTTATATAGATCAAGCCAATAGGTTGGGGGCAATAGTAGCAACAAAGGTTGGTTCCTTGCCGATTCTTCCAGATTACCAAATGATTATGGGAAGAGCTGAATCACCATTACTCAATGAGAACGAAGTATAG
- a CDS encoding undecaprenyl-diphosphate phosphatase, with amino-acid sequence MLDNLWDLIVAFILGIVEGLTEFAPVSSTGHMILVDDLWLKSGEIFSPEVANTFKVVIQLGSILAVVIIFKDRFLNILGLKKTINGEKVVGHKLSLIQVIIGLIPAAVLGLLFNDYIDEHLFNFKTVIYALIVGAILMIIADFTQKKKKPTTTSLDQITNKQAFFIGLFQCIALWPGFSRSGSTISGGVLMGLSHRVAADFTFIMAVPIMAGASFISLLKNWEYITSAALPFFIVGFISAFIFALISIRFFLKLIDRIKLTPFAIYRIVLAIIIIVVFI; translated from the coding sequence ATGTTGGATAATTTATGGGATTTAATAGTTGCCTTTATTTTGGGCATAGTAGAAGGTTTGACGGAATTTGCACCTGTATCATCAACTGGACATATGATACTAGTCGATGATTTATGGTTAAAGTCAGGGGAAATTTTTTCACCTGAAGTAGCTAATACCTTTAAAGTTGTTATTCAATTAGGATCGATTTTGGCAGTAGTAATCATCTTTAAAGATCGTTTCTTAAATATTCTTGGTTTGAAAAAAACAATTAATGGTGAAAAAGTAGTCGGACATAAATTAAGCTTAATACAAGTTATTATTGGGTTAATTCCAGCTGCTGTTTTAGGACTTCTTTTTAATGATTACATAGATGAACATCTATTTAATTTTAAAACGGTTATATATGCTTTAATTGTGGGTGCAATCCTAATGATTATCGCAGACTTTACGCAAAAGAAGAAGAAACCAACCACGACTTCGTTGGATCAAATTACAAATAAGCAAGCATTTTTTATTGGTTTATTTCAATGTATCGCCCTATGGCCAGGCTTTTCAAGATCTGGATCAACGATATCTGGCGGTGTACTGATGGGGCTAAGCCACCGGGTAGCAGCTGACTTTACCTTTATCATGGCAGTACCGATTATGGCTGGTGCAAGCTTTATCTCTTTACTAAAAAATTGGGAATACATCACATCTGCTGCTCTCCCATTCTTTATCGTTGGATTTATCAGTGCGTTTATTTTCGCATTAATTTCTATACGATTCTTCTTAAAGCTAATCGATCGAATTAAATTAACACCATTTGCGATTTATCGTATTGTGCTTGCTATCATTATCATTGTTGTGTTTATTTAA
- a CDS encoding AI-2E family transporter — MEMLLHFFQKKAVKRFLILFLIGLILYFVRSMVNLILFTFIFSYLMDRLVQFFTSKFAIKRTIAVILLYFTVLFLLIYGISTYLPVVIQQISILVIQITDFYMQPHDNAVLNFIVNTINNLSVTTYLHQGFTFIFKYFTNIWGNLLQVFMAIVLSLFFLLEKERLRVFATRFHTSKIASIYFECKYFCKKFVATFGKVIEAQFIIALINCVLTTTALYFLGFPQLFGLGIMIFLLGLIPVAGVIISSIPLCIIGYTVGGISHVISIVILIVVIHALEAYILNPKLMSSKTDLPVFFTFIVLIFSEHFFGVWGLIVGIPIFIFLLDILEVKSEKQRKESIKKNRWT; from the coding sequence ATGGAGATGTTGCTTCATTTTTTTCAAAAAAAAGCAGTAAAAAGATTTTTAATTTTGTTTTTAATTGGTTTGATCCTTTACTTTGTACGTAGTATGGTAAATCTCATTTTATTTACTTTTATATTTTCTTACTTAATGGATCGACTTGTTCAGTTTTTTACAAGCAAATTTGCGATAAAACGAACGATTGCAGTTATTTTGCTATATTTTACTGTGTTATTTTTGCTCATATATGGGATTTCCACCTATTTACCTGTTGTCATCCAGCAAATCTCGATTTTGGTTATCCAAATCACAGACTTTTATATGCAGCCACATGACAATGCAGTCTTGAATTTTATAGTTAATACAATAAATAATCTTAGTGTAACGACCTATTTACATCAGGGCTTTACCTTTATATTTAAGTATTTTACAAATATATGGGGAAATCTGCTTCAAGTGTTTATGGCGATAGTATTAAGCCTATTCTTTTTGTTGGAAAAAGAAAGATTACGGGTGTTTGCTACTCGTTTTCATACAAGTAAAATAGCATCCATTTATTTTGAATGTAAATATTTCTGTAAGAAATTTGTGGCAACCTTTGGAAAAGTAATAGAAGCACAATTTATAATCGCTCTTATTAATTGTGTGTTAACGACCACTGCTTTGTATTTCTTAGGCTTTCCTCAATTATTTGGATTAGGTATTATGATTTTCTTACTAGGTCTAATACCAGTTGCCGGGGTTATTATTTCCTCTATCCCATTATGTATTATCGGTTACACGGTCGGAGGAATATCACATGTCATTTCAATTGTTATCTTAATTGTGGTAATTCATGCGCTTGAAGCATATATATTAAATCCTAAATTAATGTCTTCTAAGACCGATTTACCAGTTTTTTTCACATTTATTGTTTTAATATTTTCCGAACACTTCTTTGGAGTATGGGGATTAATTGTAGGAATTCCGATTTTTATATTCTTGTTAGATATATTAGAAGTGAAGAGTGAAAAACAACGAAAAGAATCCATAAAGAAAAATAGGTGGACATAA
- a CDS encoding MMPL family transporter, with the protein MNAILKGKWFILGAWIIAIVGLFIIAPNMGDLVKEKGQITIPDEYSSSEAGKILDEIQNQKNAGEQSTVALVFHNDKKLTEKDIAEAKKAVDALEANKKKLGITDILSSFEKEELKDQLVSDDGKTILTSLTISWNDREAEEVSDALYKTIEKYDVDHYYTSNWMIDQDLVNSSQEGLKKTEGITVVFILAVLLIVFRSVVAPFIPLITVGLTYLASQSIVSILVDKFNFPLSTYTQIFLVAVLFGIGTDYCILLLSRFKEEMMRRESIWESIVETYKNAGRTVFFSGVAVMIGFAAIGFSKFVLYQSASAVAVGVAILLIALFTVVPIFMLLLGKKLFWPSKGSAEHGDSKIWEIAGNFSIKRPLLSLLVVACICVPFLVTYDGDISFNSLEEIGDDYSSIKAFNAIADSFGPGESMTTTVILKNDDELDTIEYLSLADTITNELAKVDLVDKVRSVTRPMGDSIEDLYISNQAKSLEEGLGQGKEGIDQISKGLHSAGDELQKSGPQLNDAADGINGLIKGTNDVKSGLGEIQTNLEKIEQGIRQGSAGSDQIKSGLQQAKTGAEALLNEHNKLQAGYKEAEKGLSAILGEYQKISSGLEQLAQGLNKVPKESFGSLEGTYAGIADNPAYKGIKAGFLGAQQQLPVISAGIDQLNSELAKLQTGISKANAGYTEILKNQANISTGLQQLLDGIDQQQKGLDQLADGQGQIVNNMPKLTNGLSSINDGQKQLLDGFNNIGGQIGQLTDGLSQSAEGLDQVSDGLGSATDYLSGLSKNETNSFYIPDEVLASDEFKGALDTYLSPNRKIMTFDVVFSDNPYSNEAIDQIDRIKDRVDQVTKGTKLENAEVAVSGITSTNADLRTMSNADYTNTVIWMMIGISIVLIFLFRSIIMPAYIIGSLILTFYTTLGINEAIYVNLLGYSGISWAVPFFGFVILVALGVDYSIFLMDRFNEYKNLTIKDAMLEAMKKMGTVIISAAIILGGTFAAMMPSGMLSLLQIASIVLVGLFLYAFIILPLLIPVLVKNFGEANWWPFKRVKD; encoded by the coding sequence TTGAATGCTATTTTAAAAGGAAAATGGTTTATCCTAGGAGCGTGGATTATCGCTATAGTCGGCTTATTTATAATAGCTCCAAATATGGGAGATTTAGTGAAGGAAAAAGGGCAGATTACCATTCCTGATGAGTATTCTTCTTCTGAAGCTGGAAAAATTCTTGATGAGATTCAGAATCAGAAAAATGCAGGAGAACAGTCAACAGTGGCATTAGTTTTTCATAATGATAAGAAGTTGACGGAAAAAGATATTGCGGAAGCGAAAAAAGCAGTGGATGCATTAGAAGCCAATAAGAAAAAGTTAGGAATTACAGATATACTTTCCTCGTTTGAAAAGGAGGAATTAAAGGACCAATTGGTTTCAGATGATGGAAAAACCATCCTCACATCATTGACTATTAGTTGGAATGATAGAGAAGCGGAAGAGGTTAGCGACGCATTATATAAAACAATTGAAAAATATGATGTGGATCACTATTATACCAGCAACTGGATGATTGATCAGGATTTAGTAAATAGTTCTCAAGAGGGATTAAAGAAGACAGAAGGAATCACGGTTGTCTTCATTCTGGCTGTATTGTTAATTGTTTTTAGATCGGTAGTTGCGCCATTTATTCCTTTAATTACAGTAGGACTTACATACTTAGCGTCCCAATCTATTGTATCTATTCTAGTAGATAAATTTAATTTCCCACTTTCTACGTATACTCAAATTTTCTTGGTTGCTGTTCTCTTTGGAATAGGGACGGATTATTGTATTCTACTATTAAGTAGGTTTAAAGAGGAAATGATGCGTCGGGAAAGTATTTGGGAATCGATAGTAGAAACATACAAAAATGCAGGAAGAACGGTCTTTTTTAGCGGTGTTGCAGTAATGATTGGTTTTGCCGCGATAGGATTTTCTAAATTTGTGCTTTACCAATCTGCCTCAGCCGTAGCAGTAGGGGTAGCTATTTTACTCATCGCCTTATTTACGGTTGTACCAATTTTTATGCTGTTATTAGGGAAGAAATTATTTTGGCCATCTAAAGGGTCGGCAGAGCATGGAGATAGCAAAATTTGGGAAATAGCAGGTAATTTCTCTATAAAAAGACCGCTGCTATCTTTATTGGTTGTAGCATGTATTTGTGTTCCATTCCTTGTTACTTATGATGGTGATATTTCTTTTAATTCTTTAGAAGAAATTGGGGATGATTATTCTTCGATAAAAGCATTTAATGCAATTGCGGACAGCTTTGGACCAGGAGAGTCCATGACAACAACGGTTATTTTAAAAAATGATGACGAATTAGATACAATAGAGTATTTATCTTTAGCAGATACGATTACAAATGAATTAGCTAAAGTAGATTTAGTCGATAAAGTTCGGTCTGTAACGAGACCAATGGGAGACTCCATTGAAGATCTTTATATTTCTAATCAAGCGAAATCCTTGGAAGAAGGTTTGGGCCAAGGAAAAGAAGGAATTGATCAAATAAGTAAGGGGCTTCACAGTGCCGGAGATGAACTGCAAAAGTCAGGACCACAGTTGAATGATGCAGCAGATGGGATTAATGGGCTCATTAAAGGCACAAATGATGTGAAATCTGGTTTGGGAGAAATTCAAACTAATTTAGAAAAAATTGAACAAGGCATTCGCCAAGGGTCTGCTGGTTCTGATCAAATAAAGTCAGGATTACAACAGGCAAAAACAGGGGCAGAAGCACTGTTGAATGAGCATAATAAATTACAAGCTGGATATAAAGAGGCAGAGAAGGGTCTATCCGCTATTCTAGGGGAATATCAAAAAATCAGTTCAGGTTTAGAGCAATTAGCACAAGGCCTAAATAAAGTCCCAAAAGAATCATTTGGTTCCTTAGAAGGAACTTATGCTGGAATAGCTGATAACCCAGCATATAAAGGAATTAAAGCAGGATTTTTAGGAGCACAACAACAATTACCCGTAATTAGTGCTGGTATCGATCAATTAAATTCAGAGTTAGCTAAATTACAAACAGGCATAAGTAAAGCGAATGCAGGCTATACAGAAATATTAAAAAATCAAGCAAATATTTCAACTGGACTGCAGCAATTACTAGATGGCATTGACCAACAGCAAAAGGGATTAGACCAATTAGCAGATGGTCAAGGGCAGATCGTGAACAATATGCCTAAATTAACGAATGGATTAAGTAGTATTAATGATGGGCAAAAGCAATTACTAGATGGCTTTAATAATATAGGTGGTCAGATTGGCCAATTAACGGATGGATTATCACAAAGTGCTGAAGGATTAGATCAAGTATCAGATGGCTTAGGTTCTGCTACGGATTATTTATCTGGATTATCTAAAAACGAAACAAACAGTTTCTACATTCCAGATGAAGTATTAGCGAGTGATGAATTTAAAGGGGCTTTAGATACGTACCTATCCCCAAATCGCAAAATCATGACATTTGATGTTGTATTCTCCGACAATCCATATTCAAATGAAGCAATTGATCAAATTGATAGGATAAAAGATAGGGTTGATCAAGTAACAAAGGGAACTAAGCTTGAAAATGCGGAAGTTGCTGTTTCTGGTATTACTAGTACCAACGCAGATCTTCGCACAATGTCCAATGCCGATTACACAAATACTGTTATTTGGATGATGATTGGGATTTCGATTGTTTTAATCTTTTTATTCCGGTCTATCATTATGCCAGCTTATATTATTGGATCGTTAATTTTAACATTCTATACAACACTTGGAATAAATGAGGCAATCTACGTGAATCTGCTTGGTTATTCTGGGATCAGTTGGGCAGTACCATTCTTTGGATTTGTTATTTTAGTAGCTTTAGGTGTGGATTATAGTATTTTCCTTATGGATCGATTTAATGAATATAAGAATTTAACGATAAAAGATGCGATGTTAGAAGCAATGAAGAAGATGGGAACAGTCATCATTTCTGCGGCTATCATCTTAGGGGGAACATTTGCAGCGATGATGCCATCAGGAATGTTATCTTTATTACAGATAGCGAGCATTGTATTAGTTGGATTATTCCTATATGCATTTATCATCTTGCCATTGCTTATACCTGTTCTTGTAAAGAATTTTGGAGAAGCAAACTGGTGGCCATTTAAACGAGTAAAGGATTAA
- a CDS encoding MarR family winged helix-turn-helix transcriptional regulator, whose translation MNIINRAEINQIIDRYVSINFSVNRKFDQLIRQEIGDVLTTEQHFTMRHINNVEVCTSTELAIVFGVKKSAITPIINRLVEKGWVERTRDEKDRRVIYLTLTPAGKVIFGEMEKKIQSVIVSVISQFDQAEIQNFIDTYAKLDRLIEEK comes from the coding sequence GTGAATATTATTAATCGAGCAGAGATAAATCAGATTATTGATCGATATGTAAGTATAAATTTTTCTGTTAATCGTAAATTTGATCAGTTAATTAGACAAGAAATAGGAGATGTTCTAACAACAGAACAGCATTTTACAATGCGCCATATCAACAATGTGGAAGTATGTACATCTACAGAGCTTGCGATTGTATTTGGGGTGAAAAAAAGTGCCATTACTCCGATCATTAACCGCTTAGTTGAAAAGGGATGGGTTGAGAGAACAAGAGATGAAAAGGATAGGCGTGTGATTTATTTAACTTTAACTCCAGCAGGAAAAGTGATATTTGGCGAGATGGAGAAAAAAATTCAAAGTGTGATTGTGTCTGTTATTTCACAATTTGATCAAGCTGAAATTCAAAACTTTATAGACACGTATGCCAAGCTAGATAGATTAATTGAAGAGAAATAA